The following are encoded in a window of Magnolia sinica isolate HGM2019 chromosome 11, MsV1, whole genome shotgun sequence genomic DNA:
- the LOC131219217 gene encoding ubiquitin C-terminal hydrolase 12-like isoform X2, whose protein sequence is MKSSSRRAKSIDKKGQGFMVGVQMNPILGIPSGYPELLQFVLDHVEDKRVEYLLETSDILNYEVLDIPLLELQGLKTLKVALHHSTKDEVVIHTIRLPKRSTIGDVINDLKTKVNFCNCLCTSIRCGPRLLQGFLNA, encoded by the exons ATGAAGTCCTCAAGTAGAAGAGCCAAAAGCATAGATAAAAAG GGACAAGGCTTCATGGTTGGGGTCCAAATGAATCCAATCTTAGGCATACCTTCTGGATATCCA GAATTGTTGCAATTTGTTCTAGATCATGTTGAAGATAAGAGGGTGGAATATTTGCTTGAG ACTTCCGATATCCTGAATTATGAAGTGTTGGACATACCTTTGCTAGAATTGCAAGGCTTGAAAACTCTGAAAGTTGCTTTGCATCACTCCACTAAAGATGAG GTGGTTATTCACACTATTAGATTGCCCAAACGGAGTACTATAGGGGATGTAATCAACGACTTGAAAACCAAGGTTAATTTCTGCAACTGTTTATGCACTTCTATTCGATGTGGTCCTCGTCTTCTTCAAGGTTTCCTTAATGCATGA
- the LOC131219217 gene encoding ubiquitin C-terminal hydrolase 12-like isoform X1, with the protein MKRILLLFDRCFTFLQGQGFMVGVQMNPILGIPSGYPELLQFVLDHVEDKRVEYLLETSDILNYEVLDIPLLELQGLKTLKVALHHSTKDEVVIHTIRLPKRSTIGDVINDLKTKVNFCNCLCTSIRCGPRLLQGFLNA; encoded by the exons ATGAAAAGGATCCTGTTGTTATTTGATAGATGTTTTACTTTCCTTCAGGGACAAGGCTTCATGGTTGGGGTCCAAATGAATCCAATCTTAGGCATACCTTCTGGATATCCA GAATTGTTGCAATTTGTTCTAGATCATGTTGAAGATAAGAGGGTGGAATATTTGCTTGAG ACTTCCGATATCCTGAATTATGAAGTGTTGGACATACCTTTGCTAGAATTGCAAGGCTTGAAAACTCTGAAAGTTGCTTTGCATCACTCCACTAAAGATGAG GTGGTTATTCACACTATTAGATTGCCCAAACGGAGTACTATAGGGGATGTAATCAACGACTTGAAAACCAAGGTTAATTTCTGCAACTGTTTATGCACTTCTATTCGATGTGGTCCTCGTCTTCTTCAAGGTTTCCTTAATGCATGA
- the LOC131218387 gene encoding ATP-dependent 6-phosphofructokinase 3-like, protein MVIVVAEGAGQELVAESIRSMDQEDASGNKLLLDVGLWISQKIKNTYKQALQHCKIIPKQTTSRSSLSTSNRSSSPNSLNISAINENEVLSMDEWELD, encoded by the exons ATGGTTATTGTTGTAGCAGAAGGTGCGGGACAGGAGCTTGTTGCCGAAAGCATCCGATCAATGGACCAAGAGGATGCTTCAGGAAACAAGCTACTGCTTGATGTTGGGCTATGGATATCGCAGAAGATTAAG AATACATACAAACAAGCCTTGCAGCATTGCAAGATTATCCCAAAACAAACAACCTCCAGAAGTTCCTTATCCACATCAAACAGGTCATCCTCTCCAAATTCTTTGAACATTTCAGCAATTAATGAAAATGAG gttttaagcatggatgaatgggagctagattga